A single region of the Panthera tigris isolate Pti1 chromosome B1, P.tigris_Pti1_mat1.1, whole genome shotgun sequence genome encodes:
- the ZFP42 gene encoding zinc finger protein 42 homolog → MDQQLKKKVKTCGWKGLGRRAFSEDKPKPSKPRPAQQEPFDMPWALEDEGVFFESSHLVVGEDSFSDCYIECIIRGEFSEPILEEDSLKSLNYQEEESEQELSQQVLTASSLLGKSLKCVQKGAKQELSQQTGENSQLEYSEYETGKKLSPGGIPSTDVSDPKQFAEFARKKPTKNKEYDAPERIVCPHSGCTKKLKNRASLRRHLLVHAPRDHVCAECGKAFNESAKLKRHFLVHTGERPFRCTFEGCGKRFSLDYNLRTHVRIHTGEKRFVCPFESCHKRFVQSNNLKVHMLTHAKTNKNP, encoded by the coding sequence ATGGACCAGCAACTGAAGAAAAAGGTAAAGACTTGTGGCTGGAAAGGCTTGGGTAGAAGAGCCTTCAGTGAGGATAAACCAAAGCCATCCAAGCCACGGCCAGCCCAACAAGAACCTTTTGACATGCCATGGGCCTTAGAAGATGAAGGTGTATTCTTTGAAAGTAGCCACCTAGTTGTTGGAGAAGATTCCTTCTCTGATTGTTACATAGAATGCATAATAAGAGGTGAGTTTTCTGAACCCATCCTGGAAGAAGACTCACTGAAGTCCCTTAACTACCAGGAAGAAGAATCAGAACAAGAGCTTTCTCAACAGGTTCTTACTGCAAGCTCACTTCTGGGAAAATCCTTGAAATGTGTGCAAAAAGGGGCAAAACAAGAACTTTCTCAGCAGACTGGAGAGAATTCACAGCTTGAGTATTCAGAGTATGAGACAGGCAAGAAGCTTTCTCCTGGAGGAATACCCAGCACTGATGTATCAGATCCTAAACAGTTTGCAGAATTTGCTAGAAAGAAGCCCACAAAAAATAAGGAATATGATGCTCCAGAAAGAATTGTTTGTCCTCACAGTGGATGcacaaaaaagttaaagaatagaGCTTCCCTGAGAAGGCATCTCCTCGTTCATGCTCCCCGAGATCATGTATGTGCAGAATGTGGGAAAGCATTCAATGAGAGTGCAAaactaaaaagacattttctggTTCATACTGGAGAGAGGCCATTTCGGTGTACTTTTGAAGGGTGCGGAAAACGTTTTTCCCTGGACTACAATTTGCGTACCCACGTACGTATCCATACTGGGGAGAAACGTTTTGTGTGTCCCTTTGAAAGCTGTCACAAGAGGTTTGTCCAGTCAAATAACCTGAAAGTTCACATGTTAACTCATGCAAAGACCAACAAAAATCCGTga